In Epinephelus lanceolatus isolate andai-2023 chromosome 16, ASM4190304v1, whole genome shotgun sequence, one DNA window encodes the following:
- the ago3b gene encoding protein argonaute-3 isoform X3 encodes MEIGTTVAVGAAAEAQALFTLPRRPGYGTLGKPIKLLANCFQVEIPKIDVYLYEVDIKPDKCPRRVNREVVDSMVQHFKVTIFGDCLPVYDGKRSLYTATPLPVATGGVDLDVTLPGDGGKDRPFKVTIRFVSLVSWHMLHEVLTGRGVAQPVDLEKPISTNPVHAVDVVLRHLPSMKYTPVGRSFFSSPEGYDHPLGGGREVWFGFHQSVRPAMWKMMLNIDVSATAFYKAQPVIQFMCEVLDIHNIDEQPRPLTDSHRVKFTKEIKGLKVEVTHCGTMRRKYRVCNVTRRPASLQTFPLQLESGQTVERTVAQYFREKYSLQLKYPHLPCLQVGQEQKHTYLPLEVCNIVPGQRCIKKLTDNQTSTMIKATARSAPDRQEEISRLVRSANYEADPFVQEFQFRVRDEMAQVTGRVLPAPMLQYGGRPQQINPALSLQNRTVATPSHGVWDMRGKQFHTGVEIKMWAIACFATQRQCREEILKSFTDQLRKISKDAGMPIQGQPCFCKYAQGADSVEPMFRHLKNTYAGLQLIIVILPGKTPVYAEVKRVGDTLLGMATQCVQVKNVVKTSPQTLSNLCLKINVKLGGINNILVPHQRPSVFQQPVIFLGADVTHPPAGDGKKPSIAAVVGSMDAHPSRYCATVRVQRPRQEVIQDLASMVRELLIQFYKSTRYKPTRIIFYRDGVSEGQFRQVLYYELLAIREACISLEKEYQPGITYIVVQKRHHTRLFCADRNERVGRSGNIPAGTTVDTDITHPYEFDFYLCSHAGIQGTSRPSHYHVLWDDNCFTGDEFQLLTYQLCHTYVRCTRSVSIPAPAYYAHLVAFRARYHLVDKEHDSAEGSHVSGQSNGRDPTALAKAVQIHHDTLTTMYFA; translated from the exons ATGGAAATCGGAACAACAG TAGCCGTTGGAGCAGCCGCTGAAGCACAAGCCCTTTTTACGTTGCCACGGCGACCTGGCTATGGCACCCTTGGGAAGCCCATCAAGCTTCTGGCCAACTGCTTCCAGGTGGAAATACCCAAGATCGACGTGTATCTGTATGAGGTGGACATCAAGCCTGATAAATGTCCTCGTCGGGTCAACAG GGAGGTGGTGGACTCCATGGTTCAGCATTTCAAGGTGACCATCTTTGGCGACTGTCTGCCAGTTTATGATGGAAAGAGAAGCCTCTACACAGCGACCCCACTCCCCGTTGCCACCGGAGGG GTGGATCTGGATGTCACCCTGCCAGGTGACGGTGGGAAGGACCGCCCATTTAAAGTCACCATTAGGTTTGTGTCACTGGTCAGCTGGCACATGCTGCATGAAGTCTTGACGGGACGTGGTGTGGCCCAGCCAGTGGACCTGGAGAAACCGATCAGCACCAACCCCGTTCACGCCGTGGACGTCGTCCTTCGACACCTGCCCTCCATGAA GTACACGCCTGTCGGACgatccttcttctcctccccaGAGGGCTATGACCACCCGCTaggtggagggagagaggtgTGGTTTGGCTTCCATCAGTCAGTGCGGCCAGCCATGTGGAAAATGATGCTCAACATCGATG TGTCAGCCACagctttttataaagcccagcCAGTCATCCAGTTCATGTGTGAAGTCCTGGACATTCACAACATTGACGAGCAGCCCCGCCCCCTCACTGACTCCCACAGGGTCAAGTTCACCAAAGAGATCAAAG GTCTTAAAGTGGAAGTGACACACTGTGGAACCATGCGTAGGAAGTACAGAGTCTGCAATGTAACACGACGCCCTGCCAGCCTGCAGAC ATTTCCGTTGCAGCTTGAGAGCGGTCAGACAGTTGAACGTACAGTGGCGCAGTACTTCAGGGAGAAGTACAGCCTGCAGCTTAAGTACCCCCACCTGCCTTGTCTGCAGGTGGGCCAGGAGCAGAAACACACCTACCTGCCCCTGGAG GTATGTAACATTGTACCTGGTCAGCGGTGCATAAAAAAACTAACAGACAACCAGACGTCGACCATGATCAAAGCAACAGCCCGTTCTGcaccagacagacaggaggagatcaGCAGACTG gTGAGGAGTGCAAATTACGAAGCCGACCCGTTTGTTCAGGAGTTTCAGTTCCGTGTGCGCGATGAGATGGCTCAAGTGACGGGCCGTGTCCTGCCGGCCCCCATGCTGCAATATGGCGGCAGG CCCCAGCAGATCAACCCTGCACTGTCGTTGCAGAACCGCACGGTGGCCACACCCAGCCATGGGGTGTGGGACATGAGGGGGAAGCAGTTTCACACTGGAGTGGAGATCAAGATGTGGGCCATCGCCTGCTTCGCCACCCAGAGGCAGTGCCGAGAAGAGATCCTCAA GAGCTTTACCGACCAGCTGCGTAAAATCTCAAAGGATGCTGGGATGCCGATTCAAGGTCAGCCATGCTTCTGTAAATATGCCCAGGGAGCTGACAGCGTGGAACCCATGTTCAGACACCTGAAGAACACCTATGCTGGGCTGCAGCTCATCATTGTAATCCTGCCTGGGAAAACACCGGTCTATG CTGAGGTGAAGCGTGTGGGTGACACCCTCCTCGGCATGGCCACTCAGTGTGTGCAAGTGAAGAACGTAGTGAAGACGTCCCCACAGACCCTCTCAAACCTCTGCCTCAAGATCAACGTCAAGCTGGGAGGAATCAACAACATCCTGGTTCCACACCAACG ACCCTCTGTATTCCAGCAGCCTGTCATCTTCCTTGGGGCTGATGTCACTCATCCTCCAGCAGGAGACGGGAAAAAGCCATCTATTGCAGCG GTGGTAGGCAGCATGGACGCCCACCCCAGCAGGTACTGTGCTACAGTGAGGGTCCAGAGGCCCAGACAGGAGGTCATCCAGGATTTGGCCTCCATGGTGCGGGAGCTCTTGATCCAGTTTTACAAATCGACCCGCTACAAGCCAACCAGGATCATCTTCTACAGGGATGGGGTGTCAGAGGGACAGTTCAGACAG GTGCTGTACTATGAGCTGCTGGCCATTAGAGAGGCTTGCATCAGTCTGGAGAAGGAATACCAGCCGGGGATCACCTACATTGTTGTACAGAAACGCCATCACACTCGTCTCTTCTGTGCAGATCGCAATGAGCGG GTTGGGCGAAGTGGAAACATTCCTGCCGGCACCACAGTGGACACAGACATCACCCACCCTTACGAGTTTGACTTTTACCTCTGCAGTCATGCTGGAATCCAG GGTACGAGCCGACCTTCCCACTACCATGTTCTATGGGACGACAACTGTTTCACAGGCGACGAGTTCCAGCTCCTCACCTACCAGCTGTGCCACACCTACGTCCGCTGCACGCGCTCCGTCTCCATCCCAGCACCAGCCTACTACGCCCACCTGGTGGCCTTCCGCGCCCGCTACCATCTGGTTGACAAAGAGCACGACAG TGCGGAGGGCAGCCACGTCTCAGGGCAGAGTAACGGCAGGGACCCCACGGCGCTGGCCAAGGCTGTTCAGATACACCACGACACACTGACAACCATGTATTTCGCCTGA
- the ago3b gene encoding protein argonaute-3 isoform X5: protein MEIGTTAVGAAAEAQALFTLPRRPGYGTLGKPIKLLANCFQVEIPKIDVYLYEVDIKPDKCPRRVNREVVDSMVQHFKVTIFGDCLPVYDGKRSLYTATPLPVATGGVDLDVTLPGDGGKDRPFKVTIRFVSLVSWHMLHEVLTGRGVAQPVDLEKPISTNPVHAVDVVLRHLPSMKYTPVGRSFFSSPEGYDHPLGGGREVWFGFHQSVRPAMWKMMLNIDVSATAFYKAQPVIQFMCEVLDIHNIDEQPRPLTDSHRVKFTKEIKGLKVEVTHCGTMRRKYRVCNVTRRPASLQTFPLQLESGQTVERTVAQYFREKYSLQLKYPHLPCLQVGQEQKHTYLPLEVCNIVPGQRCIKKLTDNQTSTMIKATARSAPDRQEEISRLVRSANYEADPFVQEFQFRVRDEMAQVTGRVLPAPMLQYGGRVSSEPFMNRTVATPSHGVWDMRGKQFHTGVEIKMWAIACFATQRQCREEILKSFTDQLRKISKDAGMPIQGQPCFCKYAQGADSVEPMFRHLKNTYAGLQLIIVILPGKTPVYAEVKRVGDTLLGMATQCVQVKNVVKTSPQTLSNLCLKINVKLGGINNILVPHQRPSVFQQPVIFLGADVTHPPAGDGKKPSIAAVVGSMDAHPSRYCATVRVQRPRQEVIQDLASMVRELLIQFYKSTRYKPTRIIFYRDGVSEGQFRQVLYYELLAIREACISLEKEYQPGITYIVVQKRHHTRLFCADRNERVGRSGNIPAGTTVDTDITHPYEFDFYLCSHAGIQGTSRPSHYHVLWDDNCFTGDEFQLLTYQLCHTYVRCTRSVSIPAPAYYAHLVAFRARYHLVDKEHDSAEGSHVSGQSNGRDPTALAKAVQIHHDTLTTMYFA from the exons ATGGAAATCGGAACAACAG CCGTTGGAGCAGCCGCTGAAGCACAAGCCCTTTTTACGTTGCCACGGCGACCTGGCTATGGCACCCTTGGGAAGCCCATCAAGCTTCTGGCCAACTGCTTCCAGGTGGAAATACCCAAGATCGACGTGTATCTGTATGAGGTGGACATCAAGCCTGATAAATGTCCTCGTCGGGTCAACAG GGAGGTGGTGGACTCCATGGTTCAGCATTTCAAGGTGACCATCTTTGGCGACTGTCTGCCAGTTTATGATGGAAAGAGAAGCCTCTACACAGCGACCCCACTCCCCGTTGCCACCGGAGGG GTGGATCTGGATGTCACCCTGCCAGGTGACGGTGGGAAGGACCGCCCATTTAAAGTCACCATTAGGTTTGTGTCACTGGTCAGCTGGCACATGCTGCATGAAGTCTTGACGGGACGTGGTGTGGCCCAGCCAGTGGACCTGGAGAAACCGATCAGCACCAACCCCGTTCACGCCGTGGACGTCGTCCTTCGACACCTGCCCTCCATGAA GTACACGCCTGTCGGACgatccttcttctcctccccaGAGGGCTATGACCACCCGCTaggtggagggagagaggtgTGGTTTGGCTTCCATCAGTCAGTGCGGCCAGCCATGTGGAAAATGATGCTCAACATCGATG TGTCAGCCACagctttttataaagcccagcCAGTCATCCAGTTCATGTGTGAAGTCCTGGACATTCACAACATTGACGAGCAGCCCCGCCCCCTCACTGACTCCCACAGGGTCAAGTTCACCAAAGAGATCAAAG GTCTTAAAGTGGAAGTGACACACTGTGGAACCATGCGTAGGAAGTACAGAGTCTGCAATGTAACACGACGCCCTGCCAGCCTGCAGAC ATTTCCGTTGCAGCTTGAGAGCGGTCAGACAGTTGAACGTACAGTGGCGCAGTACTTCAGGGAGAAGTACAGCCTGCAGCTTAAGTACCCCCACCTGCCTTGTCTGCAGGTGGGCCAGGAGCAGAAACACACCTACCTGCCCCTGGAG GTATGTAACATTGTACCTGGTCAGCGGTGCATAAAAAAACTAACAGACAACCAGACGTCGACCATGATCAAAGCAACAGCCCGTTCTGcaccagacagacaggaggagatcaGCAGACTG gTGAGGAGTGCAAATTACGAAGCCGACCCGTTTGTTCAGGAGTTTCAGTTCCGTGTGCGCGATGAGATGGCTCAAGTGACGGGCCGTGTCCTGCCGGCCCCCATGCTGCAATATGGCGGCAGGGTGAGCTCTGAACCATTTATG AACCGCACGGTGGCCACACCCAGCCATGGGGTGTGGGACATGAGGGGGAAGCAGTTTCACACTGGAGTGGAGATCAAGATGTGGGCCATCGCCTGCTTCGCCACCCAGAGGCAGTGCCGAGAAGAGATCCTCAA GAGCTTTACCGACCAGCTGCGTAAAATCTCAAAGGATGCTGGGATGCCGATTCAAGGTCAGCCATGCTTCTGTAAATATGCCCAGGGAGCTGACAGCGTGGAACCCATGTTCAGACACCTGAAGAACACCTATGCTGGGCTGCAGCTCATCATTGTAATCCTGCCTGGGAAAACACCGGTCTATG CTGAGGTGAAGCGTGTGGGTGACACCCTCCTCGGCATGGCCACTCAGTGTGTGCAAGTGAAGAACGTAGTGAAGACGTCCCCACAGACCCTCTCAAACCTCTGCCTCAAGATCAACGTCAAGCTGGGAGGAATCAACAACATCCTGGTTCCACACCAACG ACCCTCTGTATTCCAGCAGCCTGTCATCTTCCTTGGGGCTGATGTCACTCATCCTCCAGCAGGAGACGGGAAAAAGCCATCTATTGCAGCG GTGGTAGGCAGCATGGACGCCCACCCCAGCAGGTACTGTGCTACAGTGAGGGTCCAGAGGCCCAGACAGGAGGTCATCCAGGATTTGGCCTCCATGGTGCGGGAGCTCTTGATCCAGTTTTACAAATCGACCCGCTACAAGCCAACCAGGATCATCTTCTACAGGGATGGGGTGTCAGAGGGACAGTTCAGACAG GTGCTGTACTATGAGCTGCTGGCCATTAGAGAGGCTTGCATCAGTCTGGAGAAGGAATACCAGCCGGGGATCACCTACATTGTTGTACAGAAACGCCATCACACTCGTCTCTTCTGTGCAGATCGCAATGAGCGG GTTGGGCGAAGTGGAAACATTCCTGCCGGCACCACAGTGGACACAGACATCACCCACCCTTACGAGTTTGACTTTTACCTCTGCAGTCATGCTGGAATCCAG GGTACGAGCCGACCTTCCCACTACCATGTTCTATGGGACGACAACTGTTTCACAGGCGACGAGTTCCAGCTCCTCACCTACCAGCTGTGCCACACCTACGTCCGCTGCACGCGCTCCGTCTCCATCCCAGCACCAGCCTACTACGCCCACCTGGTGGCCTTCCGCGCCCGCTACCATCTGGTTGACAAAGAGCACGACAG TGCGGAGGGCAGCCACGTCTCAGGGCAGAGTAACGGCAGGGACCCCACGGCGCTGGCCAAGGCTGTTCAGATACACCACGACACACTGACAACCATGTATTTCGCCTGA
- the ago3b gene encoding protein argonaute-3 isoform X6 has protein sequence MEIGTTVAVGAAAEAQALFTLPRRPGYGTLGKPIKLLANCFQVEIPKIDVYLYEVDIKPDKCPRRVNREVVDSMVQHFKVTIFGDCLPVYDGKRSLYTATPLPVATGGVDLDVTLPGDGGKDRPFKVTIRFVSLVSWHMLHEVLTGRGVAQPVDLEKPISTNPVHAVDVVLRHLPSMKYTPVGRSFFSSPEGYDHPLGGGREVWFGFHQSVRPAMWKMMLNIDVSATAFYKAQPVIQFMCEVLDIHNIDEQPRPLTDSHRVKFTKEIKGLKVEVTHCGTMRRKYRVCNVTRRPASLQTFPLQLESGQTVERTVAQYFREKYSLQLKYPHLPCLQVGQEQKHTYLPLEVCNIVPGQRCIKKLTDNQTSTMIKATARSAPDRQEEISRLVRSANYEADPFVQEFQFRVRDEMAQVTGRVLPAPMLQYGGRNRTVATPSHGVWDMRGKQFHTGVEIKMWAIACFATQRQCREEILKSFTDQLRKISKDAGMPIQGQPCFCKYAQGADSVEPMFRHLKNTYAGLQLIIVILPGKTPVYAEVKRVGDTLLGMATQCVQVKNVVKTSPQTLSNLCLKINVKLGGINNILVPHQRPSVFQQPVIFLGADVTHPPAGDGKKPSIAAVVGSMDAHPSRYCATVRVQRPRQEVIQDLASMVRELLIQFYKSTRYKPTRIIFYRDGVSEGQFRQVLYYELLAIREACISLEKEYQPGITYIVVQKRHHTRLFCADRNERVGRSGNIPAGTTVDTDITHPYEFDFYLCSHAGIQGTSRPSHYHVLWDDNCFTGDEFQLLTYQLCHTYVRCTRSVSIPAPAYYAHLVAFRARYHLVDKEHDSAEGSHVSGQSNGRDPTALAKAVQIHHDTLTTMYFA, from the exons ATGGAAATCGGAACAACAG TAGCCGTTGGAGCAGCCGCTGAAGCACAAGCCCTTTTTACGTTGCCACGGCGACCTGGCTATGGCACCCTTGGGAAGCCCATCAAGCTTCTGGCCAACTGCTTCCAGGTGGAAATACCCAAGATCGACGTGTATCTGTATGAGGTGGACATCAAGCCTGATAAATGTCCTCGTCGGGTCAACAG GGAGGTGGTGGACTCCATGGTTCAGCATTTCAAGGTGACCATCTTTGGCGACTGTCTGCCAGTTTATGATGGAAAGAGAAGCCTCTACACAGCGACCCCACTCCCCGTTGCCACCGGAGGG GTGGATCTGGATGTCACCCTGCCAGGTGACGGTGGGAAGGACCGCCCATTTAAAGTCACCATTAGGTTTGTGTCACTGGTCAGCTGGCACATGCTGCATGAAGTCTTGACGGGACGTGGTGTGGCCCAGCCAGTGGACCTGGAGAAACCGATCAGCACCAACCCCGTTCACGCCGTGGACGTCGTCCTTCGACACCTGCCCTCCATGAA GTACACGCCTGTCGGACgatccttcttctcctccccaGAGGGCTATGACCACCCGCTaggtggagggagagaggtgTGGTTTGGCTTCCATCAGTCAGTGCGGCCAGCCATGTGGAAAATGATGCTCAACATCGATG TGTCAGCCACagctttttataaagcccagcCAGTCATCCAGTTCATGTGTGAAGTCCTGGACATTCACAACATTGACGAGCAGCCCCGCCCCCTCACTGACTCCCACAGGGTCAAGTTCACCAAAGAGATCAAAG GTCTTAAAGTGGAAGTGACACACTGTGGAACCATGCGTAGGAAGTACAGAGTCTGCAATGTAACACGACGCCCTGCCAGCCTGCAGAC ATTTCCGTTGCAGCTTGAGAGCGGTCAGACAGTTGAACGTACAGTGGCGCAGTACTTCAGGGAGAAGTACAGCCTGCAGCTTAAGTACCCCCACCTGCCTTGTCTGCAGGTGGGCCAGGAGCAGAAACACACCTACCTGCCCCTGGAG GTATGTAACATTGTACCTGGTCAGCGGTGCATAAAAAAACTAACAGACAACCAGACGTCGACCATGATCAAAGCAACAGCCCGTTCTGcaccagacagacaggaggagatcaGCAGACTG gTGAGGAGTGCAAATTACGAAGCCGACCCGTTTGTTCAGGAGTTTCAGTTCCGTGTGCGCGATGAGATGGCTCAAGTGACGGGCCGTGTCCTGCCGGCCCCCATGCTGCAATATGGCGGCAGG AACCGCACGGTGGCCACACCCAGCCATGGGGTGTGGGACATGAGGGGGAAGCAGTTTCACACTGGAGTGGAGATCAAGATGTGGGCCATCGCCTGCTTCGCCACCCAGAGGCAGTGCCGAGAAGAGATCCTCAA GAGCTTTACCGACCAGCTGCGTAAAATCTCAAAGGATGCTGGGATGCCGATTCAAGGTCAGCCATGCTTCTGTAAATATGCCCAGGGAGCTGACAGCGTGGAACCCATGTTCAGACACCTGAAGAACACCTATGCTGGGCTGCAGCTCATCATTGTAATCCTGCCTGGGAAAACACCGGTCTATG CTGAGGTGAAGCGTGTGGGTGACACCCTCCTCGGCATGGCCACTCAGTGTGTGCAAGTGAAGAACGTAGTGAAGACGTCCCCACAGACCCTCTCAAACCTCTGCCTCAAGATCAACGTCAAGCTGGGAGGAATCAACAACATCCTGGTTCCACACCAACG ACCCTCTGTATTCCAGCAGCCTGTCATCTTCCTTGGGGCTGATGTCACTCATCCTCCAGCAGGAGACGGGAAAAAGCCATCTATTGCAGCG GTGGTAGGCAGCATGGACGCCCACCCCAGCAGGTACTGTGCTACAGTGAGGGTCCAGAGGCCCAGACAGGAGGTCATCCAGGATTTGGCCTCCATGGTGCGGGAGCTCTTGATCCAGTTTTACAAATCGACCCGCTACAAGCCAACCAGGATCATCTTCTACAGGGATGGGGTGTCAGAGGGACAGTTCAGACAG GTGCTGTACTATGAGCTGCTGGCCATTAGAGAGGCTTGCATCAGTCTGGAGAAGGAATACCAGCCGGGGATCACCTACATTGTTGTACAGAAACGCCATCACACTCGTCTCTTCTGTGCAGATCGCAATGAGCGG GTTGGGCGAAGTGGAAACATTCCTGCCGGCACCACAGTGGACACAGACATCACCCACCCTTACGAGTTTGACTTTTACCTCTGCAGTCATGCTGGAATCCAG GGTACGAGCCGACCTTCCCACTACCATGTTCTATGGGACGACAACTGTTTCACAGGCGACGAGTTCCAGCTCCTCACCTACCAGCTGTGCCACACCTACGTCCGCTGCACGCGCTCCGTCTCCATCCCAGCACCAGCCTACTACGCCCACCTGGTGGCCTTCCGCGCCCGCTACCATCTGGTTGACAAAGAGCACGACAG TGCGGAGGGCAGCCACGTCTCAGGGCAGAGTAACGGCAGGGACCCCACGGCGCTGGCCAAGGCTGTTCAGATACACCACGACACACTGACAACCATGTATTTCGCCTGA
- the ago3b gene encoding protein argonaute-3 isoform X4 — protein MEIGTTVAVGAAAEAQALFTLPRRPGYGTLGKPIKLLANCFQVEIPKIDVYLYEVDIKPDKCPRRVNREVVDSMVQHFKVTIFGDCLPVYDGKRSLYTATPLPVATGGVDLDVTLPGDGGKDRPFKVTIRFVSLVSWHMLHEVLTGRGVAQPVDLEKPISTNPVHAVDVVLRHLPSMKYTPVGRSFFSSPEGYDHPLGGGREVWFGFHQSVRPAMWKMMLNIDVSATAFYKAQPVIQFMCEVLDIHNIDEQPRPLTDSHRVKFTKEIKGLKVEVTHCGTMRRKYRVCNVTRRPASLQTFPLQLESGQTVERTVAQYFREKYSLQLKYPHLPCLQVGQEQKHTYLPLEVCNIVPGQRCIKKLTDNQTSTMIKATARSAPDRQEEISRLVRSANYEADPFVQEFQFRVRDEMAQVTGRVLPAPMLQYGGRVSSEPFMNRTVATPSHGVWDMRGKQFHTGVEIKMWAIACFATQRQCREEILKSFTDQLRKISKDAGMPIQGQPCFCKYAQGADSVEPMFRHLKNTYAGLQLIIVILPGKTPVYAEVKRVGDTLLGMATQCVQVKNVVKTSPQTLSNLCLKINVKLGGINNILVPHQRPSVFQQPVIFLGADVTHPPAGDGKKPSIAAVVGSMDAHPSRYCATVRVQRPRQEVIQDLASMVRELLIQFYKSTRYKPTRIIFYRDGVSEGQFRQVLYYELLAIREACISLEKEYQPGITYIVVQKRHHTRLFCADRNERVGRSGNIPAGTTVDTDITHPYEFDFYLCSHAGIQGTSRPSHYHVLWDDNCFTGDEFQLLTYQLCHTYVRCTRSVSIPAPAYYAHLVAFRARYHLVDKEHDSAEGSHVSGQSNGRDPTALAKAVQIHHDTLTTMYFA, from the exons ATGGAAATCGGAACAACAG TAGCCGTTGGAGCAGCCGCTGAAGCACAAGCCCTTTTTACGTTGCCACGGCGACCTGGCTATGGCACCCTTGGGAAGCCCATCAAGCTTCTGGCCAACTGCTTCCAGGTGGAAATACCCAAGATCGACGTGTATCTGTATGAGGTGGACATCAAGCCTGATAAATGTCCTCGTCGGGTCAACAG GGAGGTGGTGGACTCCATGGTTCAGCATTTCAAGGTGACCATCTTTGGCGACTGTCTGCCAGTTTATGATGGAAAGAGAAGCCTCTACACAGCGACCCCACTCCCCGTTGCCACCGGAGGG GTGGATCTGGATGTCACCCTGCCAGGTGACGGTGGGAAGGACCGCCCATTTAAAGTCACCATTAGGTTTGTGTCACTGGTCAGCTGGCACATGCTGCATGAAGTCTTGACGGGACGTGGTGTGGCCCAGCCAGTGGACCTGGAGAAACCGATCAGCACCAACCCCGTTCACGCCGTGGACGTCGTCCTTCGACACCTGCCCTCCATGAA GTACACGCCTGTCGGACgatccttcttctcctccccaGAGGGCTATGACCACCCGCTaggtggagggagagaggtgTGGTTTGGCTTCCATCAGTCAGTGCGGCCAGCCATGTGGAAAATGATGCTCAACATCGATG TGTCAGCCACagctttttataaagcccagcCAGTCATCCAGTTCATGTGTGAAGTCCTGGACATTCACAACATTGACGAGCAGCCCCGCCCCCTCACTGACTCCCACAGGGTCAAGTTCACCAAAGAGATCAAAG GTCTTAAAGTGGAAGTGACACACTGTGGAACCATGCGTAGGAAGTACAGAGTCTGCAATGTAACACGACGCCCTGCCAGCCTGCAGAC ATTTCCGTTGCAGCTTGAGAGCGGTCAGACAGTTGAACGTACAGTGGCGCAGTACTTCAGGGAGAAGTACAGCCTGCAGCTTAAGTACCCCCACCTGCCTTGTCTGCAGGTGGGCCAGGAGCAGAAACACACCTACCTGCCCCTGGAG GTATGTAACATTGTACCTGGTCAGCGGTGCATAAAAAAACTAACAGACAACCAGACGTCGACCATGATCAAAGCAACAGCCCGTTCTGcaccagacagacaggaggagatcaGCAGACTG gTGAGGAGTGCAAATTACGAAGCCGACCCGTTTGTTCAGGAGTTTCAGTTCCGTGTGCGCGATGAGATGGCTCAAGTGACGGGCCGTGTCCTGCCGGCCCCCATGCTGCAATATGGCGGCAGGGTGAGCTCTGAACCATTTATG AACCGCACGGTGGCCACACCCAGCCATGGGGTGTGGGACATGAGGGGGAAGCAGTTTCACACTGGAGTGGAGATCAAGATGTGGGCCATCGCCTGCTTCGCCACCCAGAGGCAGTGCCGAGAAGAGATCCTCAA GAGCTTTACCGACCAGCTGCGTAAAATCTCAAAGGATGCTGGGATGCCGATTCAAGGTCAGCCATGCTTCTGTAAATATGCCCAGGGAGCTGACAGCGTGGAACCCATGTTCAGACACCTGAAGAACACCTATGCTGGGCTGCAGCTCATCATTGTAATCCTGCCTGGGAAAACACCGGTCTATG CTGAGGTGAAGCGTGTGGGTGACACCCTCCTCGGCATGGCCACTCAGTGTGTGCAAGTGAAGAACGTAGTGAAGACGTCCCCACAGACCCTCTCAAACCTCTGCCTCAAGATCAACGTCAAGCTGGGAGGAATCAACAACATCCTGGTTCCACACCAACG ACCCTCTGTATTCCAGCAGCCTGTCATCTTCCTTGGGGCTGATGTCACTCATCCTCCAGCAGGAGACGGGAAAAAGCCATCTATTGCAGCG GTGGTAGGCAGCATGGACGCCCACCCCAGCAGGTACTGTGCTACAGTGAGGGTCCAGAGGCCCAGACAGGAGGTCATCCAGGATTTGGCCTCCATGGTGCGGGAGCTCTTGATCCAGTTTTACAAATCGACCCGCTACAAGCCAACCAGGATCATCTTCTACAGGGATGGGGTGTCAGAGGGACAGTTCAGACAG GTGCTGTACTATGAGCTGCTGGCCATTAGAGAGGCTTGCATCAGTCTGGAGAAGGAATACCAGCCGGGGATCACCTACATTGTTGTACAGAAACGCCATCACACTCGTCTCTTCTGTGCAGATCGCAATGAGCGG GTTGGGCGAAGTGGAAACATTCCTGCCGGCACCACAGTGGACACAGACATCACCCACCCTTACGAGTTTGACTTTTACCTCTGCAGTCATGCTGGAATCCAG GGTACGAGCCGACCTTCCCACTACCATGTTCTATGGGACGACAACTGTTTCACAGGCGACGAGTTCCAGCTCCTCACCTACCAGCTGTGCCACACCTACGTCCGCTGCACGCGCTCCGTCTCCATCCCAGCACCAGCCTACTACGCCCACCTGGTGGCCTTCCGCGCCCGCTACCATCTGGTTGACAAAGAGCACGACAG TGCGGAGGGCAGCCACGTCTCAGGGCAGAGTAACGGCAGGGACCCCACGGCGCTGGCCAAGGCTGTTCAGATACACCACGACACACTGACAACCATGTATTTCGCCTGA